CTAACTTGAGCGCTTCAACATCACGCTGGCAGGAAACCAAGTCGCGATTAAGCTTGTCCATCAGACTTTGGTACCAGCGGTCTTTCTCCGGGTCGCCATTATCTTCGCCTTTCACGGTGCTGCCATCAACCTCGCAAGTAGACATCAACGCTACCAACGCTACTTCCAGTTGCTCTCGCAGCCACGCGTTTTCGGACGCCAGTCGCGCCTCCCGCTTGGCGTGTACGCGCCTCTCTCGCTCCAGCGAGACACGCTGACGAACTACGTTGAACAACGAGCTCTGCAAGGCGCCACTTCGACCGACCAGCTTCCGATACTCTTCGAGAACGGAAGGACACGCCTCGGCTACGCGGGTCAGCTGCTCGTTGCGTGCGCCGACTACCTCCTCCATGTGTCGCGCCTGGTCTCGCAAGTCCTTCACCTTACCCTCGA
This portion of the Amblyomma americanum isolate KBUSLIRL-KWMA chromosome 10, ASM5285725v1, whole genome shotgun sequence genome encodes:
- the LOC144107328 gene encoding uncharacterized protein LOC144107328, with product MLQATDNESATDFNPVTAEIAIARALDELCARRSNEAPNRARIEELRQDISRLQESIDSENWRLRFTEQRIAERRAELLREAERRRRPVTAEKVSLEQRRARAESELSAVLGRARSLETEKLTLEGKVKDLRDQARHMEEVVGARNEQLTRVAEACPSVLEEYRKLVGRSGALQSSLFNVVRQRVSLERERRVHAKREARLASENAWLREQLEVALVALMSTCEVDGSTVKGEDNGDPEKDRWYQSLMDKLNRDLVSCQRDVEALKLVSGCADTDDATAQTTPDVADA